In Rhodoferax sediminis, the sequence CTCTGCCTTCATTCTCGGCGCCGCGCATCACCACGACCAGGGCGGCCACGCTCATGAGGCGCATCACGGCCACGCGCACCACCACGACCTGAACCTCAGGTCCGCGTATGTCCATGTGATGGCCGACGCCGCAACCTCGGTGCTCGCCATCCTGGCACTGCTGGGCGGCTGGCTCTATGGCTGGGCCTGGCTGGACCCTGTGACCGGCATCGCAGGCGCGGTCGTGGTGGCCTTGTGGGCCAGGCGCCTGATGGCGGATACCGGCAAGGTCTTGCTCGACCGTGAAATGGACCACCCTGTCGTCGATGAGATCCGGCAGGCCATCGCAGAAGATGGACACGTGGGCGAAACACGCATCGCCGACCTGCACGTCTGGCGTGTTGGCAAGGCAAGCTACTCGTGTGCCATCAGTCTCGTGACGCACGACAGGGCACTGACACCCGGCACGGTGCGCGGCTGGCTGTCCCGGCATGAAGAAATCGTGCATGCAACCATCGAAATTCACCAGTGCCCCGATGCCCATGCAGGCTGAGCGCGCCTCGCATCGCTGACAATCCGGCATGGCCAGAATATCCAACACCGCCCTCGGGCAAATTCCTACGGGGGTTTGGACACTCGGCTTTGTGAGCCTGCTGATGGATGTCTCGTCCGAGATGATTCACAGCCTGCTGCCGATGTTCATGGTCACGACCCTGGGCATCAGCGTCGCCGCGGTCGGGCTTCTTGAAGGGCTGGCAGAATCCACCGCCCTCATTGTCAAGGTCTTCTCTGGCGTACTGAGCGACTATCTGGGCAAGCGCAAGGGACTGGCCGTTCTGGGCTACGCCCTGGGGGCGCTCAGCAAACCGCTTTTCGCGCTGAGCAGCAGCTTCGGCGTCGTTGCGACCGCCCGCCTGCTGGACCGCTTTGGCAAAGGCATCCGCGGCGCGCCTCGGGACGCGCTGGTCGCCGACATCACACCCAACCACCTTCGTGGCGCTGCCTTCGGCCTGCGCCAAGCGCTCGATACCGTCGGCGCCTTCGTCGGCCCTCTGGCGGGCGTCGGTTTGATGCTGCTTTGGGCGAACGACTTTCGCGCCGTCTTCTGGGTTGCGACCCTCCCGGGTTGGCTCGCCGTCGCCCTGCTGTTTTTTGGACTGCATGAGCCGCGACGTCAGCACCGGGAGCCGCGAAGCAACCCCATCAGTCGGGGCAATATTCGACGTCTGCCGCTCGCCTATTGGTGGGTGGTGGGTCTTGGCGCCGTTTTCACCCTGGCCAGATTCAGCGAAGCGTTTCTGGTCCTGCGCGCCCAGCAGGACGGGATTCCCACTGCACTGGTGCCACTGGTGATGGTAGCCATGAACATCATCTACGCGGGCTCCGCCTACCCCTTCGGCAAACTGTCGGACGGCATGAGCCGCAGAACACTGCTGGGTGCCGGCATTGTGGTCCTCCTGGCGGCGGATCTGGTTCTGGCCAGCAGCACTGGCTGGATGGCACTTTTTGTGGGTGTGGCCCTTTGGGGGGTGCACATGGGAATGACACAGGGGCTGCTGGCGGCCATGGTGGCAGACACCGCCCCGCAAGACTTGCGGGGTACCGCGTACGGTGTCTTCAATCTTGCCAGCGGCCTGGCCATGCTCATTGCCAGCACACTGGCGGGCGTGCTCTGGCAGGTTTGGGGGGCGCCATCGACGTT encodes:
- the dmeF gene encoding CDF family Co(II)/Ni(II) efflux transporter DmeF; this translates as MHTDDLSAWSHAHQFDPGNVAGERGTRAVMWITAAMMVLEIAAGWGYNSMALLADGFHMSSHAVAIGLSAFAYAAARRYAADRRFAFGTWKIEVLAGFASAIFLLVVVALMVAGSIERLLSPAPIHYQEAIIIAALGLVVNIVSAFILGAAHHHDQGGHAHEAHHGHAHHHDLNLRSAYVHVMADAATSVLAILALLGGWLYGWAWLDPVTGIAGAVVVALWARRLMADTGKVLLDREMDHPVVDEIRQAIAEDGHVGETRIADLHVWRVGKASYSCAISLVTHDRALTPGTVRGWLSRHEEIVHATIEIHQCPDAHAG
- a CDS encoding MFS transporter; this encodes MARISNTALGQIPTGVWTLGFVSLLMDVSSEMIHSLLPMFMVTTLGISVAAVGLLEGLAESTALIVKVFSGVLSDYLGKRKGLAVLGYALGALSKPLFALSSSFGVVATARLLDRFGKGIRGAPRDALVADITPNHLRGAAFGLRQALDTVGAFVGPLAGVGLMLLWANDFRAVFWVATLPGWLAVALLFFGLHEPRRQHREPRSNPISRGNIRRLPLAYWWVVGLGAVFTLARFSEAFLVLRAQQDGIPTALVPLVMVAMNIIYAGSAYPFGKLSDGMSRRTLLGAGIVVLLAADLVLASSTGWMALFVGVALWGVHMGMTQGLLAAMVADTAPQDLRGTAYGVFNLASGLAMLIASTLAGVLWQVWGAPSTFYAGALFCVLSLMALSWKPAGSS